In a genomic window of Gambusia affinis linkage group LG04, SWU_Gaff_1.0, whole genome shotgun sequence:
- the pcdh18a gene encoding protocadherin-18a isoform X1, with product MKGLFLTRMLRVATVFVLAAQHVAGKTLKYQIFEEQKVGTVIARLRDDVADVLAKLPSSVSLRFRAMQRGSSSFLTVREQDGEISIRTKIDREKLCEKNLNCSIQFDVLTLPTEHLQLFHVEVEVLDINDNTPHFARALIPIEISESAAIGARIPMDSATDPDVGENSLYTYALEPNNNFKIDVQSRSDGVKYAELVVLRELDREVRSSYELQYTASDRGVPPRTGSTLLRISIADSNDNSPVFEKSSYVINLPENSPVGTLLIDLNATDADDGTNAKIAYSFSNHVSPKIIETFKINTDSGHLTLIKRVDYETVNSYDIDVQAQDMGPNSMPAHCKILVKVVDVNDNKPDISINFPSQGNGDAAYVSEASLLDTFVALVRVEDLDSGLNGEVECKLHGQGYFKLQKTYENNYMILTNVSLDREKRSEFSLTVVAEDRGTPSLSTVKHFTVHVTDENDNPPRFEKGRYEIFKSENNAPGAYLTSITATDPDLDANGQVSYSILENFIHGSSISTYVTIDPSNGAIYALRTFDREEVNNISFVVQAKDTGKPPLTSNTTVVLNILDENDNPPVIVVPQLWNFSADIRASKFTEAGRLVTVVRATDRDTGLNAELICSIVSGNEEGYFVIEPRTCKIQANTSLENFPREHAELTVLVKDQGTESLSAKAVLKISLHENMKNHIQPMDQGGSPINISRMIIIILGVIVGTLLVIMVAFVTRCNREKKEARHSYNCRVAESTHQHHPKKPSRQIHKGDITLVPTVNGTLPIRAHHRSPSTTPPMDRAQMGVPQSHHSRQSLNSLVTISSNHIPESFALEMAHATPPVEQVSQLLSMLHQGQYQPRPSFRGNKYSRSYRYALQDMDKFSLKDSGRGDSEAGDSDCEMGRESPVDRLLLGEGFSDLMHLEMHHRLHPAMRLCTDECRILGHSDQCWMPPVSSPASSADYRNNMYIPGEESSQPPQLDDDESSVDSENRKSFSTFGKESGNEELDLSGGGGGGGGGDAAGGGTGSLLTEMNSVFQRLLPSNIDSYTECTETSPPSSSSTTERASSRGGNIAGNYSNNAVPQDSRRGLLPGGKGPVYPPGVAAWAANTHYLNPGNTSVVNNHVSSSSPSSSSSSTSTNGQPPHLKWLPAMEEIPENYEEDDFDGVFHQGHQSSKRRDSRHEAGVDTSELAQEINKLLQDVRQN from the exons ATGAAGGGACTCTTTTTAACAAGAATGCTGAGAGTTGCCACGGTTTTTGTGCTGGCGGCGCAGCACGTTGCCGGCAAGACGCTGAAATATCAGATCTTCGAGGAGCAGAAGGTTGGCACTGTAATCGCCCGCTTGAGAGACGACGTCGCGGATGTTTTGGCAAAACTTCCCAGCTCGGTGTCTTTGCGCTTCAGAGCGATGCAGCGGGGGAGCTCCTCTTTCCTTACCGTGCGTGAGCAGGACGGAGAGATCAGCATCAGGACCAAAATCGACCGCGAGAAACTCTGCGAGAAGAATCTTAACTGTTCCATCCAGTTCGACGTCCTGACGCTCCCCACCGAGCACCTCCAGCTGTTTCACGTTGAAGTGGAAGTGCTGGACATTAACGACAACACGCCGCATTTCGCCCGAGCCCTAATCCCCATCGAGATCTCAGAAAGCGCGGCCATCGGAGCGCGCATCCCCATGGACAGCGCCACAGACCCCGACGTCGGTGAGAATTCCTTATACACTTACGCACTAGAGCCAAATAACAACTTCAAGATAGACGTGCAGTCTAGGAGCGACGGAGTTAAGTACGCAGAGCTGGTGGTACTTAGGGAGCTGGACCGGGAGGTGCGCTCCAGCTACGAACTTCAGTACACAGCCTCTGACAGGGGCGTTCCCCCAAGAACAGGATCGACCCTTCTCAGAATTAGCATCGCTGACTCTAATGACAACAGTCCGGTTTTTGAGAAGTCCTCCTATGTTATAAATCTGCCTGAAAACTCACCTGTTGGCACTCTGCTTATTGATTTGAACGCCACAGACGCGGATGACGGCACAAATGCTAAAATCGCATACTCATTTAGCAATCACGTGTCTCCTAAAATTATAGAGACGTTCAAAATTAACACCGACAGCGGTCACCTGACCCTCATCAAGCGTGTTGACTATGAGACAGTAAATTCTTATGACATTGACGTGCAAGCTCAAGACATGGGTCCGAACTCCATGCCTGCTCACTGCAAGATCTTGGTCAAAGTGGTAGATGTGAATGATAACAAACCAGACATCAGTATTAATTTCCCCTCTCAGGGGAATGGAGATGCAGCTTATGTATCTGAAGCATCTCTGCTGGACACATTTGTTGCTTTGGTAAGAGTGGAAGACTTGGACTCTGGGTTAAATGGAGAAGTTGAGTGTAAACTTCATGGTCAAGGTTAtttcaaactgcagaaaacCTATGAGAACAACTACATGATCTTGACCAATGTGTCCCTGGACAGAGAaaagaggtcagagttcagccTGACTGTTGTGGCTGAGGACAGGGGGACCCCAAGTCTCTCCACAGTCAAACACTTCACAGTGCATGTTACAGATGAAAATGACAACCCGCCACGCTTTGAGAAGGGACGATATGAGATCTTCAAATCGGAAAACAATGCCCCTGGAGCGTACCTGACTTCTATCACAGCCACTGATCCTGATTTGGATGCCAATGGTCAGGTGAGCTACTCCATCTTGGAAAACTTCATTCATGGAAGTTCCATTTCCACTTACGTCACTATAGACCCCTCTAATGGTGCCATCTATGCTCTGCGCACGTTTGACCGAGAAGAGGTGAATAATATATCCTTTGTTGTGCAAGCCAAAGACACAGGTAAACCTCCACTTACCAGCAACACTACTGTTGTTCTGAACATTCTGGATGAAAATGATAACCCCCCAGTCATTGTGGTTCCACAGTTGTGGAATTTTTCAGCAGACATTCGTGCTTCAAAGTTCACAGAGGCTGGACGTTTAGTGACGGTGGTCAGGGCGACAGATCGTGACACAGGTCTCAATGCTGAGCTCATCTGCTCTATTGTCAGTGGCAATGAAGAAGGGTACTTTGTTATTGAGCCAAGAACATGCAAGATCCAAGCCAACACCAGTCTAGAGAATTTCCCACGTGAGCATGCTGAGCTTACTGTGTTGGTCAAAGATCAGGGAACTGAGAGTCTTAGTGCCAAGGCAGTTCTAAAAATCAGCCTCCATGAGAACATGAAAAACCATATACAGCCAATGGACCAGGGGGGGTCTCCAATCAATATATCCAGAATGATCATCATCATATTGGGAGTAATCGTTGGCACGCTCCTGGTCATCATGGTGGCCTTTGTCACCCGCTGTAACAGGGAAAAGAAAGAGGCGAGACACTCTTACAACTGCCGGGTGGCTGAGTCCACCCACCAGCACCACCCAAAGAAACCTTCACGCCAAATTCACAAAGGTGACATCACCCTGGTGCCCACAGTGAACGGCACCCTCCCCATTAGGGCTCACCACCGCTCACCATCAACCACACCTCCAATGGACCGGGCCCAGATGGGGGTTCCACAGAGCCATCACAGTCGCCAATCTCTTAATAGCCTGGTGACCATCTCGTCCAATCACATCCCGGAGAGCTTTGCCCTGGAAATGGCACACGCAACTCCACCAGTGGAG CAAGTCTCACAGCTTCTGTCCATGCTCCATCAGGGCCAGTACCAGCCCAGACCCAGTTTCCGTGGCAACAAATACTCCCGCAGCTACAG ATACGCATTACAGGACATGGACAAGTTCAGTCTGAAGGACAGTGGCCGTGGGGACAGTGAGGCGGGGGACAGTGACTGCGAGATGGGGCGGGAATCCCCTGTGGACAGGCTGCTGCTAGGGGAGGGGTTTTCTGACCTAATGCACCTCGAAATGCACCACCGACTCCACCCAG ctaTGAGACTGTGCACGGATGAATGTCGCATCTTGGGACACTCTGACCAATGCTGGATGCCCCCCGTCTCCTCACCTGCATCGTCCGCAGACTACCGAAACAACATGTACATCCCCGGGGAAGAGTCCTCCCAGCCACCCCAGCTAGATGATGATGAGTCTTCGGTGGACTCAGAGAATCGCAAGAGTTTCTCCACATTTGGCAAGGAGTCTGGGAATGAAGAGCTAGATCtcagtggaggaggaggaggagggggaggaggcgATGCAGCTGGGGGAGGGACTGGATCCCTCCTCACAGAGATGAACTCTGTATTCCAGCGACTCCTACCCTCCAACATAGACTCCTACACTGAGTGCACTGAAACAAGCCCACCCTCATCCTCATCAACCACAGAGAGGGCAAGCAGTCGTGGTGGCAACATTGCAGGTAACTATAGTAACAACGCTGTTCCTCAAGACAGCCGTAGAGGTTTGCTCCCCGGTGGTAAAGGTCCTGTTTACCCTCCTGGTGTAGCTGCATGGGCTGCTAATACACACTATTTAAATCCAGGGAACACATCTGTGGTGAACAACcatgtttcctcctcctctccctcttcctcttcctcctccacctccacaaATGGACAACCACCACACCTGAAATGGCTGCCAGCCATGGAGGAAATCCCAGAGAATTACGAAGAGGACGACTTTGACGGCGTCTTCCATCAGGGTCACCAAAGCAGCAAGCGCAGGGACAGTCGCCACGAGGCCGGCGTTGATACTAGCGAACTGGCCCAGGAGATCAACAAACTGCTGCAGGATGTCAGACAAAACTGA
- the pcdh18a gene encoding protocadherin-18a isoform X2: MKGLFLTRMLRVATVFVLAAQHVAGKTLKYQIFEEQKVGTVIARLRDDVADVLAKLPSSVSLRFRAMQRGSSSFLTVREQDGEISIRTKIDREKLCEKNLNCSIQFDVLTLPTEHLQLFHVEVEVLDINDNTPHFARALIPIEISESAAIGARIPMDSATDPDVGENSLYTYALEPNNNFKIDVQSRSDGVKYAELVVLRELDREVRSSYELQYTASDRGVPPRTGSTLLRISIADSNDNSPVFEKSSYVINLPENSPVGTLLIDLNATDADDGTNAKIAYSFSNHVSPKIIETFKINTDSGHLTLIKRVDYETVNSYDIDVQAQDMGPNSMPAHCKILVKVVDVNDNKPDISINFPSQGNGDAAYVSEASLLDTFVALVRVEDLDSGLNGEVECKLHGQGYFKLQKTYENNYMILTNVSLDREKRSEFSLTVVAEDRGTPSLSTVKHFTVHVTDENDNPPRFEKGRYEIFKSENNAPGAYLTSITATDPDLDANGQVSYSILENFIHGSSISTYVTIDPSNGAIYALRTFDREEVNNISFVVQAKDTGKPPLTSNTTVVLNILDENDNPPVIVVPQLWNFSADIRASKFTEAGRLVTVVRATDRDTGLNAELICSIVSGNEEGYFVIEPRTCKIQANTSLENFPREHAELTVLVKDQGTESLSAKAVLKISLHENMKNHIQPMDQGGSPINISRMIIIILGVIVGTLLVIMVAFVTRCNREKKEARHSYNCRVAESTHQHHPKKPSRQIHKGDITLVPTVNGTLPIRAHHRSPSTTPPMDRAQMGVPQSHHSRQSLNSLVTISSNHIPESFALEMAHATPPVEGQYQPRPSFRGNKYSRSYRYALQDMDKFSLKDSGRGDSEAGDSDCEMGRESPVDRLLLGEGFSDLMHLEMHHRLHPAMRLCTDECRILGHSDQCWMPPVSSPASSADYRNNMYIPGEESSQPPQLDDDESSVDSENRKSFSTFGKESGNEELDLSGGGGGGGGGDAAGGGTGSLLTEMNSVFQRLLPSNIDSYTECTETSPPSSSSTTERASSRGGNIAGNYSNNAVPQDSRRGLLPGGKGPVYPPGVAAWAANTHYLNPGNTSVVNNHVSSSSPSSSSSSTSTNGQPPHLKWLPAMEEIPENYEEDDFDGVFHQGHQSSKRRDSRHEAGVDTSELAQEINKLLQDVRQN; this comes from the exons ATGAAGGGACTCTTTTTAACAAGAATGCTGAGAGTTGCCACGGTTTTTGTGCTGGCGGCGCAGCACGTTGCCGGCAAGACGCTGAAATATCAGATCTTCGAGGAGCAGAAGGTTGGCACTGTAATCGCCCGCTTGAGAGACGACGTCGCGGATGTTTTGGCAAAACTTCCCAGCTCGGTGTCTTTGCGCTTCAGAGCGATGCAGCGGGGGAGCTCCTCTTTCCTTACCGTGCGTGAGCAGGACGGAGAGATCAGCATCAGGACCAAAATCGACCGCGAGAAACTCTGCGAGAAGAATCTTAACTGTTCCATCCAGTTCGACGTCCTGACGCTCCCCACCGAGCACCTCCAGCTGTTTCACGTTGAAGTGGAAGTGCTGGACATTAACGACAACACGCCGCATTTCGCCCGAGCCCTAATCCCCATCGAGATCTCAGAAAGCGCGGCCATCGGAGCGCGCATCCCCATGGACAGCGCCACAGACCCCGACGTCGGTGAGAATTCCTTATACACTTACGCACTAGAGCCAAATAACAACTTCAAGATAGACGTGCAGTCTAGGAGCGACGGAGTTAAGTACGCAGAGCTGGTGGTACTTAGGGAGCTGGACCGGGAGGTGCGCTCCAGCTACGAACTTCAGTACACAGCCTCTGACAGGGGCGTTCCCCCAAGAACAGGATCGACCCTTCTCAGAATTAGCATCGCTGACTCTAATGACAACAGTCCGGTTTTTGAGAAGTCCTCCTATGTTATAAATCTGCCTGAAAACTCACCTGTTGGCACTCTGCTTATTGATTTGAACGCCACAGACGCGGATGACGGCACAAATGCTAAAATCGCATACTCATTTAGCAATCACGTGTCTCCTAAAATTATAGAGACGTTCAAAATTAACACCGACAGCGGTCACCTGACCCTCATCAAGCGTGTTGACTATGAGACAGTAAATTCTTATGACATTGACGTGCAAGCTCAAGACATGGGTCCGAACTCCATGCCTGCTCACTGCAAGATCTTGGTCAAAGTGGTAGATGTGAATGATAACAAACCAGACATCAGTATTAATTTCCCCTCTCAGGGGAATGGAGATGCAGCTTATGTATCTGAAGCATCTCTGCTGGACACATTTGTTGCTTTGGTAAGAGTGGAAGACTTGGACTCTGGGTTAAATGGAGAAGTTGAGTGTAAACTTCATGGTCAAGGTTAtttcaaactgcagaaaacCTATGAGAACAACTACATGATCTTGACCAATGTGTCCCTGGACAGAGAaaagaggtcagagttcagccTGACTGTTGTGGCTGAGGACAGGGGGACCCCAAGTCTCTCCACAGTCAAACACTTCACAGTGCATGTTACAGATGAAAATGACAACCCGCCACGCTTTGAGAAGGGACGATATGAGATCTTCAAATCGGAAAACAATGCCCCTGGAGCGTACCTGACTTCTATCACAGCCACTGATCCTGATTTGGATGCCAATGGTCAGGTGAGCTACTCCATCTTGGAAAACTTCATTCATGGAAGTTCCATTTCCACTTACGTCACTATAGACCCCTCTAATGGTGCCATCTATGCTCTGCGCACGTTTGACCGAGAAGAGGTGAATAATATATCCTTTGTTGTGCAAGCCAAAGACACAGGTAAACCTCCACTTACCAGCAACACTACTGTTGTTCTGAACATTCTGGATGAAAATGATAACCCCCCAGTCATTGTGGTTCCACAGTTGTGGAATTTTTCAGCAGACATTCGTGCTTCAAAGTTCACAGAGGCTGGACGTTTAGTGACGGTGGTCAGGGCGACAGATCGTGACACAGGTCTCAATGCTGAGCTCATCTGCTCTATTGTCAGTGGCAATGAAGAAGGGTACTTTGTTATTGAGCCAAGAACATGCAAGATCCAAGCCAACACCAGTCTAGAGAATTTCCCACGTGAGCATGCTGAGCTTACTGTGTTGGTCAAAGATCAGGGAACTGAGAGTCTTAGTGCCAAGGCAGTTCTAAAAATCAGCCTCCATGAGAACATGAAAAACCATATACAGCCAATGGACCAGGGGGGGTCTCCAATCAATATATCCAGAATGATCATCATCATATTGGGAGTAATCGTTGGCACGCTCCTGGTCATCATGGTGGCCTTTGTCACCCGCTGTAACAGGGAAAAGAAAGAGGCGAGACACTCTTACAACTGCCGGGTGGCTGAGTCCACCCACCAGCACCACCCAAAGAAACCTTCACGCCAAATTCACAAAGGTGACATCACCCTGGTGCCCACAGTGAACGGCACCCTCCCCATTAGGGCTCACCACCGCTCACCATCAACCACACCTCCAATGGACCGGGCCCAGATGGGGGTTCCACAGAGCCATCACAGTCGCCAATCTCTTAATAGCCTGGTGACCATCTCGTCCAATCACATCCCGGAGAGCTTTGCCCTGGAAATGGCACACGCAACTCCACCAGTGGAG GGCCAGTACCAGCCCAGACCCAGTTTCCGTGGCAACAAATACTCCCGCAGCTACAG ATACGCATTACAGGACATGGACAAGTTCAGTCTGAAGGACAGTGGCCGTGGGGACAGTGAGGCGGGGGACAGTGACTGCGAGATGGGGCGGGAATCCCCTGTGGACAGGCTGCTGCTAGGGGAGGGGTTTTCTGACCTAATGCACCTCGAAATGCACCACCGACTCCACCCAG ctaTGAGACTGTGCACGGATGAATGTCGCATCTTGGGACACTCTGACCAATGCTGGATGCCCCCCGTCTCCTCACCTGCATCGTCCGCAGACTACCGAAACAACATGTACATCCCCGGGGAAGAGTCCTCCCAGCCACCCCAGCTAGATGATGATGAGTCTTCGGTGGACTCAGAGAATCGCAAGAGTTTCTCCACATTTGGCAAGGAGTCTGGGAATGAAGAGCTAGATCtcagtggaggaggaggaggagggggaggaggcgATGCAGCTGGGGGAGGGACTGGATCCCTCCTCACAGAGATGAACTCTGTATTCCAGCGACTCCTACCCTCCAACATAGACTCCTACACTGAGTGCACTGAAACAAGCCCACCCTCATCCTCATCAACCACAGAGAGGGCAAGCAGTCGTGGTGGCAACATTGCAGGTAACTATAGTAACAACGCTGTTCCTCAAGACAGCCGTAGAGGTTTGCTCCCCGGTGGTAAAGGTCCTGTTTACCCTCCTGGTGTAGCTGCATGGGCTGCTAATACACACTATTTAAATCCAGGGAACACATCTGTGGTGAACAACcatgtttcctcctcctctccctcttcctcttcctcctccacctccacaaATGGACAACCACCACACCTGAAATGGCTGCCAGCCATGGAGGAAATCCCAGAGAATTACGAAGAGGACGACTTTGACGGCGTCTTCCATCAGGGTCACCAAAGCAGCAAGCGCAGGGACAGTCGCCACGAGGCCGGCGTTGATACTAGCGAACTGGCCCAGGAGATCAACAAACTGCTGCAGGATGTCAGACAAAACTGA